One Phocoena sinus isolate mPhoSin1 chromosome 13, mPhoSin1.pri, whole genome shotgun sequence DNA segment encodes these proteins:
- the PROKR1 gene encoding prokineticin receptor 1, with the protein MEVDVGVMDGNATNTSTNYFSLLDPHGTRAAFFPFNFSYGDYDTPLDEDEDVTNSRTFFAAKIVIGMALVGIMLVCGVGNFIFIAALARYKKLRNLTNLLIANLAISDFLVAVVCCPFEMDYYVVRQLSWEHGHVLCASINYLRTVSLYVSTNALLAIAIDRYLAIVHPLRPRMKYQTATGLIALVWMVSILIAIPSAYFTTETVLLVVKSQEKIFCGQIWPVDQQIYYKSYFLFIFSIEFVGPVVTMTLCYARISRELWFKAVPGFQTEQIRKRLRCRRKTVLVLMCVLTAYVLCWAPFYGFTIVRDFFPTVFVKEKHYLTAFYVVECIAMSNSMVNTVCFVTVKNNTVKYFKKMLLHWKASYSGSKSSGDLDLKTTGVPATEEVDCIILK; encoded by the exons ATGGAGGTGGACGTGGGGGTCATGGATGGGAATGCCACAAACACCTCAACCAACTATTTTTCTCTGCTTGACCCCCACGGAACCCGAGCTGCTTTCTTCCCATTCAACTTCAGCTATGGCGACTATGATACGCCCTTGGACGAAGATGAGGATGTGACCAATTCCCGGACCTTCTTTGCTGCCAAAATTGTCATTGGCATGGCGCTGGTGGGCATCATGCTGGTTTGTGGTGTTGGCAACTTCATCTTCATCGCGGCCCTGGCCCGCTACAAGAAGCTGCGTAACCTCACCAATCTGCTCATCGCCAACCTGGCCATCTCTGATTTCTTGGTGGCCGTCGTCTGCTGCCCCTTCGAGATGGACTACTACGTGGTACGCCAGCTCTCCTGGGAGCACGGCCACGTGCTGTGCGCCTCCATCAACTACCTGCGCACTGTCTCTCTCTACGTCTCCACCAACGCCCTGCTGGCCATCGCCATCGACAG ATATCTGGCCATTGTCCACCCGCTGAGACCCCGCATGAAGTATCAAACAGCCACTGGCTTGATTGCCTTGGTGTGGATGGTGTCCATCCTCATTGCCATACCGTCAGCCTACTTCACCACTGAAACGGTCCTCCTCGTTGTCAAGAGCCAGGAGAAGATCTTCTGTGGCCAGATCTGGCCAGTGGACCAGCAGATCTACTACAAGTCATACTTCCTGTTCATCTTCAGCATTGAGTTCGTGGGCCCAGTGGTCACCATGACCCTGTGCTATGCCAGGATCTCCCGGGAACTCTGGTTCAAGGCTGTCCCTGGTTTCCAGACTGAGCAGATCCGGAAGCGGCTGCGCTGCCGCCGGAAGACGGTCCTGGTGCTCATGTGCGTCCTCACCGCCTACGTGCTGTGCTGGGCGCCCTTCTACGGCTTTACCATCGTGCGTGACTTCTTCCCCACCGTGTTTGTGAAGGAGAAGCACTACCTCACGGCCTTCTATGTGGTTGAGTGCATCGCCATGAGCAACAGCATGGTCAACACCGTGTGCTTCGTGACCGTCAAGAACAACACCGTGAAGTACTTCAAGAAGATGCTGCTCCACTGGAAGGCTTCTTACAGCGGGAGTAAGTCCAGTGGGGACCTTGACCTCAAAACCACGGGGGTGCCTGCCACCGAAGAGGTGGACTGCATCATACTGAAATAA